One Drechmeria coniospora strain ARSEF 6962 chromosome 01, whole genome shotgun sequence genomic region harbors:
- a CDS encoding hypothetical protein (related to endo-1,6-alpha-D-mannanase): MDKGRRTTAMEWQRKAASSIHLDPKQPSTTRYQQTLRGKRGSKGTPVRHADAASPKRRQGSPTPSTFNIILIRAPIRRLHPLHSRPMDESKPSDGRRHFVMRMGNVPTNHRFRVDDVPLFMPMHRAFPGAREALARTERREHGARTATADATSFPPRRGASQPADETASAAITRRQDPVMVAAIPLWLPPADACLPIHLETIGSLALPPSPLSLPLLLYLLLLLHLHLPSSGSFPFFTAPQFGSGRDGIDNDNDSESESESEAHTMVRGPSGWRGALAVGLTLLASSPSADAAMPVQFYVEASMAAIQTLNRLFYNVNTGIWDDAWWNSGNALTTLADFTRLRLPEANRLNLGGYMNNTFVQAQKTMVQTSKVVNKMGLPSSTYCIDAHSGCMSKRDFLGKRGFDDFRNDFYDDEGWWALGLIRSFDVTGQRQYLVAAIDVFDDMRTGLNTPCGGIYWSKERKYVNAVANELYLAVATSLAKRIPDNRMYLDIALAQWAWFNGSGMINGENLINDGLDEHCKNNGLQTWSYNQGVILGALAELSTITRDQQYVNRAVTLAMASMKALSNAEGILIETDKCELKPGNCGRDGAQFKGIYVRNLAYLHKVAPRREFADFIIRNADSIWQRDRNRASLGIAWAGPYIKATGQTQSSALDALVAAISVLQ, translated from the exons ATGGACAAGGGTCGGCGCACGACAGCAATGGAATGGCAAAGGAAAGCCGCATCGTCCATCCATCTCGATCCGAAACAGCCATCGACGACTAGGTACCAGCAGACGCTTCGAGGAAAACGTGGTTCAAAGGGAACCCCTGTGCGCCACGCCGACGCTGCCAGCCCTAAGCGGCGTCAGGgctcgccaacgccgagcACCTTCAATATTATCTTGATTCGCGCACCAATCAGGAGGCTCCATCCGCTCCACTCCAGGCCCATGGATGAATCGAAGCCAAGCGATGGTCGTCGGCACTTCGTCATGCGCATGGGAAATGTCCCTACCAACCATCGATtccgagtcgacgacgtcccCCTCTTCATGCCCATGCATCGCGCCTTTCCGGGAGCACGGGAAGCGCTCGCGAGGACGGAGCGGCGGGAGCAcggggcgaggacggcgacggcggatgcCACCAGCTtcccgcctcgacgag GCGCAAGCCAGCCGGCCGATGAGACGGCGAGCGCTGCCATCACCCGCCGCCAAGACCCGGTGATGGTCGCTGCGATCCCACTCTGGCTCCCGCCCGCT GACGCTTGCCTGCCCATCCATCTCGAAACCATCGGCTCCCTCGCTCTTCCTCCCTCTCCGCTTTCtcttcccctcctcctttacctcctcctcctccttcacCTCCATCTCCCCTCCTCCGGCTCCTTTCCCTTCTTTACTGCTCCGCAGTTCGGGagcggccgcgacggcatcgacaacgacaacgatTCCGAATCCGAATCCGAATCCGAAGCACATACCATGGTACGCGGCCCGTCAGGTTGGCgaggcgccctcgccgtcggcctcacCCTTCTCGCGTCATCACCCTCGGCGGACGCCGCCATGCCCGTCCAATTCTACGTCGAGGCATCCATGGCGGCGATACAAACGCTCAACCGCCTCTTCTACAACGTCAACACGGGCATCTGGGACGATGCCTGGTGGAACAGCGGCAACGCGCTGACGACGCTGGCCGACTTCACAAGGCTCCGCCTGCCCGAGGCCAACAGGCTCAACCTCGGCGGCTACATGAACAACACGTTCGTGCAGGCGCAAAAAACCATGGTGCAGACGTCCAAGGTGGTCAACAAGATGGgcttgccctcgtcgacgtacTGCATCGACGCGCACAGCGGCTGCATGTCCAAGCGCGACTTCCTCGGCAAGCGAGGCTTCGACGACTTCCGCAACGACTTttacgacgacgagggctgGTGGGCCCTCGGCCTCATACGCTCCTTCGACGTGACGGGGCAGAGGCAatacctcgtcgccgccatcgacgtcTTCGACGACATGCGCACCGGCCTCAACACGCCCTGCGGAGGCATCTACTGGAGCAAGGAGCGCAAGTACGtcaacgccgtcgccaacgagctctacctcgccgtcgccacctcgcTGGCCAAGCGCATCCCCGACAACCGCATGTACCTCGACATCGCCCTGGCGCAGTGGGCCTGGTTCAACGGCTCCGGCATGATCAACGGCGAGAACCTCATcaacgacggcctcgacgagcactgCAAGAACAACGGGCTGCAGACGTGGAGCTACAACCAgggcgtcatcctcggcgctcTCGCCGAGCTGAGCACCATCACCCGCGACCAGCAGTACGTCAACAGGGCGGTGAcgctggccatggcctcgatgaAGGCCCTCTCCAACGCCGAAGGCATCCTCATCGAGACGGACAAGTGCGAGCTCAAGCCCGGCAACTGCGGCCGGGACGGCGCCCAGTTCAAGGGCATCTACGTGCGCAACCTGGCCTACCTCCACAAGGTGGCCCCGCGCAGGGAGTTTGCCGACTTCATCATCAGGAACGCCGACTCCATCTGGCAGAGGGACCGAAACAGGGCcagcctcggcatcgcctgGGCGGGCCCCTACATCAAGGCGACGGGGCAGACGCAGAGcagcgccctcgacgccctcgtcgccgccatttCCGTCCTGCAATAG